From Cellulophaga lytica DSM 7489, a single genomic window includes:
- the obgE gene encoding GTPase ObgE: MTEGNFVDYVKMTVSSGNGGKGSVHLHREKYITKGGPDGGDGGRGGHIILRGNKNLWTLLNYKVQRHFKAGHGEHGSKGRSTGADGEDVFMDVPLGTVVRNTETNEIVLEVTEHGEEVILLKGGLGGRGNWHFKSSTNQTPRYAQPGLPGEEMQITLELKVLADVGLVGFPNAGKSTLLSVLTSAKPKIADYEFTTLKPNLGIVKYRDFQSFVMADIPGIIEGAAEGKGLGHYFLRHIERNATLLFLIPADSKDIGKEYRILLNELKRYNPELIDKERFVVISKSDMLDDELIAEMSAELDKDLDGATYMFISSVAQQGLQELKDKLWQQLNN, encoded by the coding sequence ATGACCGAGGGTAATTTTGTAGACTATGTAAAGATGACGGTTTCTTCTGGTAACGGAGGTAAAGGCTCTGTGCACTTGCATAGAGAAAAGTATATTACCAAGGGTGGTCCAGATGGTGGTGATGGTGGCCGTGGTGGTCATATTATTTTACGTGGTAATAAAAACTTATGGACTTTATTAAATTATAAAGTACAAAGGCATTTTAAAGCCGGACACGGAGAACACGGTAGTAAAGGCCGTAGTACAGGAGCAGATGGCGAAGACGTTTTTATGGATGTACCATTAGGTACCGTAGTTAGAAATACAGAAACTAACGAAATTGTTTTAGAAGTTACTGAACACGGAGAAGAAGTTATACTACTTAAAGGTGGTTTAGGTGGCCGTGGTAACTGGCACTTTAAAAGTAGTACCAACCAAACACCAAGGTATGCACAACCTGGTTTACCTGGAGAAGAAATGCAAATTACCTTAGAGCTAAAAGTATTAGCAGATGTTGGTTTAGTTGGTTTTCCTAATGCAGGTAAATCTACGTTGCTATCTGTATTAACTTCTGCAAAACCTAAAATTGCAGATTATGAGTTTACTACATTAAAACCAAACTTAGGAATTGTAAAGTACAGAGACTTTCAGAGTTTTGTAATGGCAGATATTCCTGGTATTATAGAGGGTGCTGCAGAAGGTAAAGGCCTAGGTCATTACTTTTTAAGACATATAGAGCGTAATGCTACATTATTATTTTTAATACCTGCAGATAGTAAAGATATTGGTAAGGAGTACAGAATACTTTTAAATGAACTTAAAAGGTATAATCCAGAACTTATAGATAAAGAACGTTTTGTAGTAATTTCTAAAAGTGATATGCTAGATGATGAACTTATTGCAGAAATGAGTGCAGAGTTAGATAAAGATTTAGACGGTGCTACTTATATGTTTATTTCTTCTGTTGCACAACAAGGATTACAAGAGTTAAAAGATAAATTGTGGCAACAGCTAAACAATTAA
- a CDS encoding DUF4136 domain-containing protein yields MKNYISLLFIILLVSCNTVRVNYDYDKDLDFTAYTTYGFYRDMNTGLNDLDTKRLLNAIEDVMRTKGFKLAEEPELYINITAQVYKGAPSNSVGVGLGGGGNNIGGGLSVGVPIGGAQLQREITFDFIDVQRDALVWQAVSVSGYKENQTPEAKELKLLQIVEKALSKYPPKVK; encoded by the coding sequence ATGAAAAACTACATATCTCTACTATTTATTATACTGTTGGTTTCATGCAATACTGTACGTGTAAATTATGATTATGATAAAGATTTAGACTTTACAGCGTATACTACTTATGGTTTTTATAGAGATATGAATACTGGTTTAAATGATTTAGATACCAAGCGCCTATTAAATGCTATAGAAGATGTTATGCGCACCAAAGGTTTTAAATTGGCAGAAGAACCAGAACTTTATATTAACATTACTGCACAAGTATATAAAGGAGCACCAAGCAACTCTGTTGGTGTTGGCTTAGGTGGTGGCGGTAACAATATTGGTGGCGGCCTATCTGTAGGAGTTCCAATTGGTGGTGCCCAGTTGCAACGCGAAATTACCTTTGACTTTATAGACGTACAACGAGATGCTTTGGTTTGGCAAGCTGTAAGTGTTAGTGGTTATAAAGAAAACCAAACCCCAGAAGCCAAAGAACTTAAACTACTGCAAATAGTAGAAAAAGCACTAAGTAAATACCCGCCTAAGGTAAAATAG
- a CDS encoding adenylate kinase, producing the protein MIKLHDKYFRPYLTEQEILAAVKKIAGQIAEDYKNETPVFIGVLNGSFMFVADLLKEYQHNCEVSFVRLSSYSGLSSTGIVETLIDVSDTIEGRSVIILEDVIDTGRTVKQLVHMFSNSNVKEFKIATLFYKPSVYSGEYNIDYVGIEIPNKFIVGYGLDYNELGRNLREVYQLNQNNMINLVLFGKPGAGKGTQANFLKEQYNLKHISTGDVFRYNIKNGTELGTLAKSFIDKGELVPDEVTINMLKEEVEKNPDASGFIFDGFPRTTAQAEALDNFLSTKDMKIDATIALDANDEVLIQRLLERGKVSGRSDDQDESKIRNRFEEYNQKTAPLQAYYNKQGKFHTVNGIGEIKEITTRLSKVIDTL; encoded by the coding sequence TTGATTAAGCTACACGACAAATATTTTAGACCTTATTTAACAGAGCAAGAAATATTAGCTGCAGTTAAAAAAATTGCAGGTCAGATTGCCGAAGACTATAAAAACGAGACTCCGGTATTTATTGGTGTACTTAATGGTTCTTTTATGTTTGTAGCAGATTTATTAAAAGAGTACCAACACAATTGTGAGGTTTCTTTTGTTAGATTAAGCTCTTACAGTGGCTTGTCTTCTACAGGTATTGTAGAAACACTTATAGACGTGTCTGATACTATAGAAGGTAGAAGCGTAATAATACTAGAAGATGTTATAGATACTGGCCGTACTGTAAAACAACTAGTGCATATGTTTAGCAATAGTAATGTAAAGGAGTTTAAAATTGCAACATTATTTTACAAACCATCTGTATATTCTGGAGAGTATAATATAGACTATGTAGGTATAGAAATACCAAATAAATTTATTGTAGGTTACGGGCTAGATTATAATGAGCTTGGTAGAAACCTAAGAGAAGTGTATCAACTAAATCAAAATAATATGATAAATCTTGTACTATTCGGGAAACCGGGAGCTGGCAAGGGCACACAGGCAAATTTTTTAAAAGAACAGTACAATTTAAAACATATTTCTACAGGAGATGTGTTTCGTTACAATATAAAAAATGGTACAGAATTAGGTACGTTGGCAAAATCTTTTATAGATAAGGGTGAGTTGGTACCAGATGAGGTAACTATAAATATGTTAAAGGAAGAAGTAGAAAAAAATCCTGATGCTAGTGGATTTATTTTTGATGGTTTCCCAAGAACAACAGCACAAGCAGAAGCATTAGATAACTTTTTATCTACTAAAGATATGAAGATAGATGCAACTATTGCTTTAGATGCTAATGATGAAGTTTTAATACAGCGTTTATTAGAGCGTGGTAAAGTTAGCGGTAGATCTGATGACCAAGACGAAAGTAAAATTCGTAACAGGTTTGAAGAGTACAACCAAAAAACAGCTCCTTTACAAGCGTATTATAACAAGCAAGGTAAGTTTCATACCGTTAATGGTATAGGAGAAATAAAAGAAATTACAACTAGGCTAAGTAAAGTAATAGATACTTTATAA